Proteins from one Gimesia maris genomic window:
- a CDS encoding protein kinase domain-containing protein, with amino-acid sequence MITNGATIKTRVFGKLTIGEMIASGGQGTAYDAVAIDGSQYILKLYHPEFQTAESRKRLETLIAQKFETENEALITPREIINVNESIGHVTPKAPGLSLEEMLTTGGFDMLEGIQIACALARSISVLHQRGYAHGDIHANNVLVHRNRICRISVIDFDNFAGNSLPASPCLGHQLYMAPEIRVNHTPPSVEADRFSLAVLTHELLTLRHPVPNDATEAEFNEVMSAGKWLGDPGRSTKRECQQGYPPEVLDTDLSRLFRLGISHKPAERPTAEEWQDALFNSLFRVFVCPSCSAPNLVDNSKKRCVVCRIPYPVLKLSGVFGRIILDQSSTVISRNVLGGSASVSKRHAVIRRVGPEYRIEDCSANGVYRKTADSWIRLPQSSELSRQPILSAGETIRFADVECLVATA; translated from the coding sequence ATGATTACTAATGGAGCTACTATAAAAACTCGTGTTTTCGGAAAACTGACGATCGGAGAAATGATCGCAAGCGGTGGTCAAGGAACGGCATATGATGCCGTCGCTATAGACGGTTCTCAATACATCCTCAAGCTCTACCATCCGGAATTTCAAACGGCCGAATCGCGAAAGCGACTCGAAACACTCATTGCCCAAAAGTTTGAAACGGAAAACGAAGCTCTCATCACGCCCCGTGAGATCATCAATGTTAACGAATCCATTGGACATGTAACCCCCAAAGCACCAGGTCTCTCACTCGAAGAGATGCTGACCACCGGAGGGTTTGACATGCTCGAAGGAATCCAAATCGCCTGCGCTCTGGCTCGATCTATTTCTGTCCTTCATCAGCGTGGATATGCGCACGGAGACATTCACGCGAACAACGTATTGGTGCATCGGAATCGGATCTGCCGGATTTCTGTGATCGATTTCGATAACTTTGCCGGCAATTCTTTGCCGGCTTCTCCCTGTTTGGGGCACCAGTTGTATATGGCCCCCGAGATCCGTGTGAACCACACTCCCCCTTCGGTTGAGGCCGACCGATTCAGCCTGGCTGTTCTGACCCATGAACTGCTAACTCTCCGCCATCCGGTTCCAAACGATGCTACTGAAGCTGAATTCAACGAGGTGATGAGCGCGGGAAAGTGGTTGGGGGATCCCGGCCGTTCGACAAAGAGAGAATGTCAACAGGGGTATCCTCCCGAGGTGCTGGATACTGACTTGTCTCGACTGTTTCGTCTGGGAATTAGTCATAAACCAGCCGAACGTCCAACTGCCGAAGAATGGCAGGATGCTCTCTTCAATTCTCTATTCCGGGTATTTGTTTGCCCATCATGCAGTGCACCGAACTTGGTAGATAACTCGAAGAAACGCTGTGTAGTCTGTCGGATTCCCTACCCCGTGCTGAAGTTAAGTGGCGTTTTTGGCAGGATCATCCTCGATCAATCAAGCACGGTGATCAGCCGAAATGTTCTCGGCGGATCAGCTAGTGTCAGCAAACGCCACGCTGTCATTCGACGAGTGGGGCCCGAATATCGGATTGAAGATTGTTCTGCAAACGGCGTCTATCGAAAAACGGCAGACAGTTGGATCCGGTTACCACAGTCATCCGAGCTGTCTCGTCAGCCGATTCTTTCAGCGGGAGAGACGATTCGTTTTGCGGATGTAGAATGCCTGGTAGCTACTGCATAG
- a CDS encoding PP2C family protein-serine/threonine phosphatase, whose protein sequence is MRIVPSREMLEYLDSLGVQPPAPPATARSSKRPACPAKNVHEKCPTAHSPLEKQNGCLIMLLAHLLVVLFGILAPAQESHPDLPGSQALTPGLESESSLPQEDANGPDRGTLTEQKMNDPFKWEHSDFEINYRDRWQMGAHPEPSVIDPQQNRRPYLDTAPTPKLLTPPQPDSDINPETSQVFEKSGVKTKPDMWSTWYHDLWKAIRSSRDTSGLFEWPRFSYEEMWRLTIIIGFVGLLSLAARLIYWNRYGRSLLKRQLDAESKLSNRHSATDESCSASSIQSMKIYSDPKDVAKELIPSLIAHRDPWSLGYYSTKGHVRDENQDCVIGFNYAGTQLLIIADGCGGVPFGAEASHIAVEAMTKELIWAIISGASTAAERLDAGFQKAASALAEKAKELQFSESEAGLRTTLIAVIGTQSSYNWGFIGDGAVKLIRRSGKVIECMDPHRANPDVSNVLSASLGPTPHGIPMLGNIKRESGDLLLAGTDGVFDRVDNRFHRDFMRMAIYCQGDLMKACQDSLIQLADLVDDSYSYVCDDNLSMAAMMDGNPPAVELSFWNTLMMDVYS, encoded by the coding sequence ATGCGAATTGTTCCCTCCCGAGAAATGCTGGAATATCTGGACTCATTGGGAGTTCAGCCGCCCGCTCCACCTGCCACGGCCAGGTCATCGAAACGCCCCGCGTGCCCTGCTAAGAATGTTCACGAAAAATGTCCTACAGCTCACAGCCCTTTAGAAAAACAGAATGGTTGTCTCATTATGCTGTTGGCGCACCTCCTCGTCGTACTGTTTGGGATTCTTGCCCCGGCTCAAGAGTCACATCCGGATCTTCCTGGTAGCCAAGCCTTAACACCAGGTCTTGAGAGTGAATCCTCTCTACCACAAGAAGATGCTAACGGTCCCGACAGGGGAACGCTGACAGAACAGAAAATGAATGATCCATTTAAATGGGAGCATTCAGACTTTGAGATAAACTATCGGGACCGATGGCAGATGGGGGCTCATCCAGAACCCAGTGTCATCGATCCACAACAAAACCGCCGTCCATATCTGGATACAGCACCTACTCCAAAACTCTTGACTCCACCGCAACCCGATTCAGATATTAACCCTGAGACTTCCCAAGTTTTCGAGAAATCTGGTGTCAAAACCAAGCCCGATATGTGGAGCACATGGTATCACGACTTGTGGAAAGCGATCCGATCTTCTCGAGACACAAGTGGGCTTTTCGAATGGCCTCGCTTCAGCTATGAGGAAATGTGGCGTCTGACAATCATTATCGGTTTCGTTGGACTCCTCTCACTCGCAGCCAGACTGATCTATTGGAACAGGTATGGACGCTCATTACTTAAGCGTCAACTTGATGCTGAGAGTAAGCTCTCGAACCGTCACTCTGCAACTGATGAATCCTGTTCGGCATCAAGTATTCAATCGATGAAGATTTATTCCGATCCTAAGGATGTCGCAAAAGAATTAATTCCCAGTTTAATTGCCCATCGAGATCCTTGGAGTTTGGGATACTATTCTACTAAAGGGCATGTACGAGACGAGAATCAGGATTGTGTGATCGGTTTTAATTATGCAGGCACTCAGTTACTTATCATCGCCGATGGTTGTGGGGGAGTTCCGTTTGGTGCGGAAGCGAGTCATATCGCTGTAGAGGCCATGACTAAGGAACTGATCTGGGCGATTATCAGCGGCGCAAGCACAGCCGCAGAGAGATTAGATGCTGGATTTCAAAAGGCGGCTTCGGCGCTCGCGGAAAAGGCAAAAGAGTTACAGTTTTCGGAATCTGAGGCAGGATTGCGGACGACACTCATTGCTGTGATTGGGACTCAGTCAAGCTACAATTGGGGCTTTATTGGTGACGGAGCAGTCAAGCTCATTCGTAGGTCGGGAAAGGTTATTGAATGTATGGATCCCCATCGGGCAAACCCGGATGTATCAAACGTTCTGTCCGCGTCATTAGGACCGACACCTCATGGCATTCCCATGTTAGGAAATATCAAGCGGGAGTCTGGAGATCTTCTTCTGGCTGGAACGGATGGCGTTTTCGATCGCGTCGACAACCGTTTCCATCGCGATTTTATGAGGATGGCGATTTACTGTCAGGGCGATCTGATGAAGGCATGCCAAGATTCCTTAATCCAACTGGCGGATTTGGTGGATGACTCGTACAGCTATGTCTGTGACGACAACCTGTCGATGGCTGCGATGATGGATGGCAACCCGCCCGCAGTGGAACTCTCGTTCTGGAATACACTCATGATGGATGTCTACTCATGA
- a CDS encoding vWA domain-containing protein, with protein MAFSQQSSSGSHSSADRQMSIPRSGLTRPHWLGRSNKQLAILVRDCSGSMHGTKALEATQACEVLITELAKPENHGGFEVAVIDFKTNAKLCHDVPTATDLLGHLHPVIGGGGTNMAPGLFISREILERPIFPSQIYLRPVVVVLSDGLTSHPAKTSEIATQLKKDADIVTVAFGDDADEPYLISLATSSEHFYHCRTGTDLRAFFASVGTTLSVSLQRGQNATELLSQIHNQ; from the coding sequence ATGGCTTTTTCTCAACAATCTTCATCTGGTTCACATTCCTCAGCCGATCGACAGATGAGTATACCACGAAGTGGTCTCACTCGCCCACATTGGCTAGGCCGCAGCAATAAACAACTGGCAATTCTGGTTCGCGACTGTTCAGGCTCCATGCATGGAACTAAAGCATTAGAGGCAACCCAAGCTTGCGAGGTTTTGATTACTGAGTTGGCCAAACCTGAAAATCATGGGGGATTTGAAGTTGCCGTGATCGACTTTAAAACCAACGCAAAACTCTGCCACGACGTCCCAACAGCTACTGACCTGTTGGGACATCTTCATCCGGTGATCGGAGGTGGTGGAACGAACATGGCACCGGGACTGTTCATCTCCAGAGAAATTCTGGAGCGTCCAATCTTCCCATCGCAAATCTACTTACGCCCGGTCGTAGTGGTGCTGAGCGATGGTTTGACGAGCCATCCTGCCAAAACCTCCGAAATCGCAACCCAATTGAAAAAGGATGCTGACATTGTAACGGTGGCGTTTGGAGACGATGCTGACGAACCGTATCTCATTTCGTTGGCCACGTCATCAGAGCATTTTTACCACTGCCGTACCGGCACTGACCTTCGAGCGTTTTTTGCTTCTGTCGGCACGACGTTGAGCGTCAGCCTCCAGCGAGGCCAAAATGCGACTGAGTTGTTGTCGCAAATCCATAACCAATAA
- a CDS encoding ThiF family adenylyltransferase has product MNLPRQKQLPQGRFYNPEDLQECCLSNYDIGACDLENPGGVYRITRSVYNEIEKRIGNQPAETGGMLGGNRETGIVTHFHFDESASCSAATYSPDYQTLSQLLSEDWNPKGINLLGFVHSHPGSMAYPSGGDMTYASRILASNSAMQNLLMPIVVTKPNAGRFELVPFSAVRQGRSVEIQSMKFEIIDDESIEPRPDVDQYSEELIDYSASWLPKCFPLKVVAGSEDPSVRILSKLCMRYHHENGRPWTDTSNTFQRVIGAYDLERLSRCRVIYVGMGGAACFAEELARAGVGEHVLIDGDVVSESNLATQQTYREDIGRQKVDCVSERILSINPNAAVSAVPRFLDDNYTDTEFQSLVASPLRSGLVYNSNALPKISAKGVLPEVVLLCGLTDSFEAQARINRLALQYGIPALCAQVYASGEGAEVTFSHPDVTPACQRCVLGSRYRAYLEQNFQNNVTSDGTPIFSTTRLNAIKGFVGLALLQHGSKHPRWNQLLQRIGNRNLIQIRMSPELPLDVFDRVFGGGDQSRQLFDETVWLPQQPEGLETNHPTCPDCRATGNLLDAMGTFSDTRELHTK; this is encoded by the coding sequence ATGAATCTGCCACGTCAAAAACAGTTACCCCAAGGACGCTTTTATAATCCTGAAGATCTGCAGGAATGCTGCCTTTCTAATTACGACATCGGAGCGTGCGATCTCGAAAATCCTGGCGGTGTATACCGTATCACGCGGAGTGTCTATAACGAGATCGAGAAACGAATTGGGAATCAACCCGCCGAGACCGGAGGAATGCTGGGAGGCAATCGAGAAACAGGTATCGTGACTCACTTTCACTTTGACGAATCGGCGAGTTGCAGTGCCGCAACCTACAGCCCTGATTATCAAACCCTTTCGCAACTCCTCTCTGAAGACTGGAATCCAAAGGGGATCAATTTACTTGGTTTCGTGCACAGCCATCCAGGGAGTATGGCATATCCCTCTGGAGGCGACATGACTTACGCTTCCAGAATTCTTGCTAGTAATAGCGCGATGCAGAATTTACTGATGCCTATAGTTGTAACGAAGCCTAATGCAGGTCGATTTGAGCTCGTTCCCTTCTCAGCAGTGCGTCAAGGCCGCAGTGTCGAAATTCAATCTATGAAGTTTGAGATCATAGATGACGAATCCATAGAGCCTCGACCCGATGTGGATCAGTACAGCGAAGAACTGATCGACTATTCTGCATCATGGCTTCCAAAATGCTTTCCTCTTAAAGTTGTTGCCGGCTCTGAAGATCCCTCAGTGAGAATTCTTAGTAAACTCTGCATGCGGTATCACCACGAGAATGGTCGACCATGGACAGATACCAGTAACACGTTCCAACGAGTTATCGGTGCTTATGACCTGGAGCGTTTGTCTCGTTGCCGGGTGATCTACGTGGGAATGGGAGGAGCTGCGTGCTTTGCCGAAGAACTGGCCCGGGCTGGTGTTGGTGAGCACGTGTTGATCGATGGCGATGTTGTCTCAGAATCAAATCTCGCGACGCAACAGACATACCGGGAGGATATCGGGAGACAAAAAGTCGATTGTGTCTCGGAGCGTATTCTCAGCATCAACCCGAACGCAGCTGTGTCCGCGGTCCCTCGCTTTTTGGATGATAATTATACCGATACGGAGTTCCAATCGCTGGTTGCATCCCCGTTGAGATCGGGGTTGGTCTACAACTCCAATGCACTACCGAAAATCAGTGCCAAGGGTGTATTGCCAGAAGTCGTATTGCTCTGTGGTCTCACTGACAGCTTTGAAGCTCAGGCTCGAATCAATCGCCTGGCCCTACAGTACGGCATTCCAGCTTTGTGCGCACAGGTCTATGCCTCGGGTGAAGGCGCTGAGGTTACTTTCTCTCACCCTGACGTGACACCCGCTTGCCAACGATGTGTTCTTGGAAGCAGGTATCGTGCGTACCTTGAGCAAAACTTCCAGAACAATGTCACCTCGGACGGAACACCGATTTTTTCCACAACGAGGCTGAATGCCATCAAAGGCTTCGTTGGGCTCGCGTTGTTGCAACATGGCTCGAAACATCCTCGCTGGAATCAGCTGCTGCAACGGATCGGCAACCGAAACTTAATCCAAATCCGCATGAGCCCTGAATTGCCACTTGACGTATTTGACAGGGTCTTCGGAGGTGGTGATCAGAGCCGGCAGCTCTTTGACGAAACCGTCTGGTTACCACAACAACCGGAAGGGCTTGAAACAAACCACCCGACTTGTCCCGACTGCCGTGCCACGGGCAATCTATTGGATGCCATGGGTACGTTTTCAGATACTCGTGAATTGCATACGAAATAG
- a CDS encoding zinc-dependent peptidase, giving the protein MLFTWWRNRRRRKILASPMPDSWLTILDQNVSQLSRLTEAQRTLLYQRVQIFFKEKYWEGCNGFEITEEVKLTIAGQACLLTLGFATDCFDRLQTVLVYPDTYMAREEMLNSIGVLTEGTSFRLGESWGQGPIVLSWESIREGGQIPDDGRNVVIHEFAHYYDAIDRQFNGTPLLSGPEEYRRWNEVMTREFQRLVSQVQQGQDTFIDPYGSTNPAEFFAVCSEHFFEQPRLMQEYSVDLYETLRMFYRQDPARQY; this is encoded by the coding sequence ATGTTATTTACCTGGTGGCGGAACCGCAGACGCAGAAAGATTCTGGCTTCGCCGATGCCAGACAGTTGGTTAACAATCCTGGATCAGAACGTATCGCAGCTCTCCCGGTTGACCGAGGCTCAGCGGACGCTGCTTTATCAGCGTGTGCAGATTTTCTTCAAAGAAAAGTACTGGGAAGGCTGTAATGGTTTTGAAATTACCGAAGAAGTCAAATTGACAATCGCCGGGCAGGCCTGCCTGTTGACACTGGGGTTTGCCACCGACTGCTTTGATCGCCTGCAGACGGTACTGGTTTATCCTGATACTTATATGGCACGCGAGGAGATGCTCAACTCGATCGGCGTGCTGACAGAAGGGACGTCCTTCCGCCTGGGAGAATCCTGGGGACAGGGGCCGATCGTGTTGTCGTGGGAAAGTATTCGGGAGGGAGGGCAGATTCCCGATGATGGTCGCAATGTTGTGATCCATGAATTCGCGCATTATTACGATGCCATTGACCGGCAGTTTAATGGTACTCCACTGCTAAGTGGTCCCGAAGAATATCGGCGCTGGAATGAAGTGATGACCAGAGAGTTTCAGAGGCTGGTTTCACAGGTACAACAGGGGCAGGACACATTTATTGATCCATATGGCTCCACCAATCCGGCTGAATTTTTTGCCGTCTGTTCCGAACATTTTTTTGAACAACCGCGACTCATGCAGGAATATTCTGTTGATCTCTATGAAACTCTGCGCATGTTTTATCGGCAGGATCCAGCGCGGCAGTATTAA
- a CDS encoding M48 family metallopeptidase yields MSDSAPRRVKQSVQKPAKAEKSSPAKPRKRSSREIQKLTPRKIMQAFEGNIEPVTPTMMYRLCALLVSFVMVLLPLIYIAMIGGVIWGVYFHAVHSLSMFEAGSSSSSTRNRGKGMILLLLVYLTPIIVGVILIIFMLKPLFSRPSHSSAFRALKREKEPLLFMFVDQVCDAVGAPQPVQINLDIQVNASAGFRRGWLSMLGNDLVLTIGMPLVAGLSLRQFSGVLAHEFGHFSQGAGMRLSFIIRSINMWFMRVVYERDAWDERLEYLSQSIDIRVSWVLYLARLFVWLTRKILWLLMMVGHLVSGFLMRQMEFDADRYEARLAGSRCFAVTSKRLALLGVANQGALSDLGQFYAEGRLVDNFPALININLNKLPEEVKQAVNKHIKEEQTGWFDTHPATLERIANIQDEDPEGIFQLKSPATVLFSDFSREAKFVTRDFYYGVFGKKIPREDLHSVDELQIRLEAENESHKAVQRFYQGAIYPNRPLLFSESAIHTPDDAKQCAQELKSSREKQLKYRVKYKSFIDEYREFESKSMSVTMAEVAVRARLKLDIDDPFFKSLKNYDKVINAKHGIERKKSETRGELEKYETLVVNRLERGLQLFHVPKVQAQIADAALWERDLPDLLLALQATNSQISRLWELHMNSVALQVLLRFFDDLRTDDKYCEVVLSEMEKMEALLNSIYNRFKRLLYPFEHSRVDISIAEFALARIPESNNPAELLGAAEALFDSLMALNHRVLGRLCLLAEQVETLLGFEVLPEYQEADTDEQES; encoded by the coding sequence ATGAGTGATTCTGCCCCCCGTCGAGTGAAACAGTCTGTCCAGAAGCCTGCCAAAGCTGAAAAATCTTCACCTGCAAAACCTCGGAAACGTTCCAGTCGCGAGATACAGAAACTGACGCCGCGTAAAATCATGCAGGCATTCGAAGGGAATATCGAGCCGGTCACTCCCACAATGATGTATCGCCTGTGTGCGCTCCTGGTCAGTTTCGTCATGGTTTTACTGCCGCTGATCTACATTGCGATGATCGGTGGGGTGATCTGGGGCGTTTATTTTCATGCCGTTCATTCACTGAGTATGTTTGAAGCCGGCAGTTCGAGTTCTTCGACACGCAATCGAGGCAAGGGGATGATCCTGCTGCTGCTGGTGTATCTGACACCGATTATCGTCGGTGTGATTCTGATCATTTTCATGTTGAAGCCACTCTTTTCGCGGCCTTCTCATTCTTCGGCGTTTCGTGCATTGAAGCGGGAAAAAGAACCACTGCTGTTTATGTTTGTCGATCAGGTCTGTGACGCCGTCGGTGCGCCGCAACCGGTGCAGATTAACCTTGATATTCAGGTCAATGCGTCCGCCGGTTTCCGGCGGGGCTGGTTGAGTATGCTGGGGAATGACCTGGTGCTGACAATCGGCATGCCTCTGGTTGCCGGTTTATCGCTGAGGCAGTTTTCCGGAGTACTCGCACATGAATTTGGTCATTTTTCGCAGGGAGCCGGCATGCGACTTTCGTTTATTATCCGCAGTATCAATATGTGGTTTATGCGCGTGGTCTACGAACGTGATGCATGGGATGAGCGGCTGGAGTATCTGTCGCAATCCATCGACATACGTGTGAGCTGGGTTTTGTACCTGGCAAGGCTGTTTGTCTGGCTCACACGAAAAATTCTGTGGTTACTGATGATGGTGGGACACCTGGTAAGTGGTTTTCTGATGCGGCAGATGGAGTTTGACGCAGATCGTTACGAGGCACGTCTGGCGGGAAGTCGCTGTTTTGCAGTGACCAGTAAACGGCTGGCGTTACTGGGAGTCGCCAACCAGGGGGCATTAAGTGATCTGGGACAGTTTTATGCTGAGGGGCGACTGGTTGACAATTTCCCTGCATTGATCAATATCAATTTGAATAAGCTGCCGGAAGAAGTAAAACAGGCTGTGAATAAGCATATCAAAGAGGAGCAGACCGGCTGGTTTGATACGCATCCTGCGACGCTGGAGCGAATCGCCAATATCCAGGATGAAGATCCGGAGGGAATCTTCCAGTTGAAGTCTCCAGCAACGGTTTTGTTCAGCGATTTTTCCCGGGAAGCCAAATTTGTCACACGTGATTTCTATTACGGGGTGTTCGGCAAGAAAATCCCGCGCGAAGACCTGCATTCGGTGGATGAATTACAGATTCGACTGGAAGCAGAAAATGAGTCCCATAAAGCGGTGCAACGATTTTATCAGGGAGCGATTTATCCGAACCGCCCACTGCTGTTTTCCGAGTCCGCCATTCATACCCCGGATGATGCAAAGCAGTGTGCACAGGAATTGAAAAGCAGTCGAGAGAAGCAGTTGAAATATCGGGTGAAATATAAATCCTTTATTGATGAGTATCGTGAATTTGAGTCAAAATCAATGAGTGTGACGATGGCCGAAGTCGCTGTACGCGCGCGGCTCAAGCTGGATATTGATGATCCTTTTTTCAAATCGTTGAAGAATTACGATAAGGTCATCAATGCAAAGCATGGTATTGAACGGAAGAAAAGCGAAACACGCGGCGAACTGGAAAAGTATGAAACACTGGTCGTGAATCGACTCGAACGGGGCCTGCAGTTGTTTCATGTCCCAAAAGTGCAGGCTCAGATTGCTGATGCTGCTCTCTGGGAACGTGACTTGCCTGATCTGCTGCTGGCGTTACAGGCCACGAATTCACAGATCAGCCGTTTATGGGAACTGCATATGAACTCGGTTGCGCTTCAGGTGTTACTGCGTTTTTTTGATGATTTGCGTACCGATGATAAATATTGTGAAGTGGTGCTTTCCGAAATGGAGAAAATGGAAGCGCTGCTGAATTCGATTTACAATCGTTTTAAACGCCTGCTGTATCCTTTTGAACATTCTCGTGTCGATATTTCGATTGCCGAATTTGCACTCGCACGGATTCCGGAATCGAATAACCCAGCAGAGCTTCTGGGTGCGGCAGAGGCTCTGTTCGATAGTCTGATGGCCTTGAATCATCGGGTGCTGGGACGTCTCTGTCTGCTGGCAGAGCAAGTGGAAACACTACTGGGTTTTGAAGTGTTACCCGAGTATCAGGAAGCAGACACTGACGAACAGGAATCGTAA
- a CDS encoding tetratricopeptide repeat protein: protein MDESPQMIMARQAEEKGQFVKAEQTYRVMLQRNPGNSVALHRMGIVNSKLGRHETATKYLMEAVKVQPENPKYLTDLGYALYLQNDLPAAEIALEESIKRDPSTKRSFNNLSLVLGHQGRMDEAYQVARTVMSAEEAHANLGYISLQRGMLDDAARHYHRALEINPDLDSIKEAVVQVAQLQKQQMEKTISQPEVQVAQTPVTEPVPADSFVSEVVTVTEESVVSESEDTEFRIITEADAEVIGTMEQPVAQISAVQELPIQGFEPPLHVSNDDYIPSVDNTFLKTVQSLESVTNVRSVE, encoded by the coding sequence ATGGATGAGTCTCCCCAAATGATAATGGCGCGACAGGCTGAAGAAAAAGGTCAGTTCGTCAAAGCCGAGCAGACTTATCGTGTCATGTTACAGCGAAATCCAGGGAACTCAGTCGCTTTACATCGTATGGGGATTGTCAACTCAAAATTGGGCCGACATGAAACTGCCACCAAATATCTGATGGAAGCAGTCAAGGTTCAGCCCGAGAATCCCAAATATCTGACAGACCTGGGTTATGCCCTTTATCTGCAGAATGATCTTCCCGCTGCTGAGATTGCACTGGAAGAATCGATCAAACGAGATCCCAGTACTAAACGCTCCTTCAACAATCTGAGCCTCGTGTTAGGGCATCAGGGACGCATGGACGAGGCTTATCAGGTAGCTCGTACTGTGATGAGTGCTGAAGAAGCGCATGCCAATCTGGGATATATCTCCCTGCAGAGAGGTATGCTGGATGATGCAGCCCGGCATTATCACCGCGCTTTAGAAATCAATCCAGACCTGGATTCGATCAAGGAAGCCGTGGTACAGGTTGCCCAGCTGCAGAAACAGCAGATGGAAAAAACAATCTCACAACCTGAGGTTCAGGTTGCACAGACTCCTGTCACAGAACCAGTCCCAGCTGATTCGTTCGTGTCTGAAGTCGTAACTGTGACAGAAGAGTCAGTTGTTTCTGAATCAGAAGACACAGAATTCAGGATCATCACAGAAGCTGATGCAGAAGTGATCGGAACTATGGAGCAACCTGTGGCTCAGATTTCTGCAGTCCAGGAATTGCCGATTCAGGGTTTTGAGCCTCCTTTGCATGTGAGCAACGACGACTATATACCTTCAGTTGATAATACGTTTCTCAAAACCGTTCAAAGTCTGGAATCTGTGACCAACGTTCGCAGTGTCGAATAA
- a CDS encoding Flp family type IVb pilin, translated as MHQFVKQFWNDEGGFVLSAELVIILTVAVLAMIVGLSYVQTAVISEFSDIGTAISSLNQSYAYSGYYSQSYFGKFKAFYSGSCYFNYPRGGAVLGYNSCNVVGNGGNYGGTQGSYSRDLVLEPEVVDQPCELCKPGAVQEDVIEGPDLDCPGCVPGEEKVIPEPQPQPSSTPNVQQK; from the coding sequence ATGCATCAATTTGTCAAACAATTCTGGAACGATGAAGGCGGATTCGTTCTCTCGGCTGAACTGGTCATTATCCTGACCGTTGCCGTCCTGGCGATGATTGTCGGCTTAAGTTATGTCCAGACGGCTGTCATCAGTGAGTTTTCGGATATCGGGACTGCGATTTCTTCATTGAATCAGAGCTACGCTTACAGTGGCTATTATTCGCAAAGCTACTTTGGAAAATTTAAAGCCTTCTATTCTGGATCATGTTATTTCAACTATCCACGAGGCGGAGCGGTTCTGGGGTACAACAGTTGTAATGTTGTGGGGAACGGTGGCAATTATGGTGGAACTCAAGGCAGTTACTCCCGAGACCTGGTCCTGGAACCTGAAGTGGTGGATCAGCCCTGTGAACTTTGTAAACCAGGGGCTGTGCAGGAAGACGTGATCGAAGGTCCTGATCTGGATTGCCCCGGTTGTGTGCCTGGCGAAGAGAAAGTGATTCCTGAACCTCAGCCTCAACCATCATCCACTCCTAATGTACAACAGAAGTAG
- a CDS encoding DinB family protein, which translates to MAVRSISRLHEHRRWVNQALLDSAEALSDKQLHQSFSIGQGSVWRSLVHLYAAEYVWLEALQGNESPVLPGDVAEALPGNQQGAGGIRSLEELKQKWNAQEQRWIDYLEQISTEMLDDLVNKRSTSSGKGRVHQTRCEDILLHVCTHAQYTTAQVINMLRQIGIEPLPATMLITLARTQMGTVD; encoded by the coding sequence ATGGCCGTTCGATCGATCTCTCGATTACATGAACATCGGCGCTGGGTAAACCAGGCTTTACTGGACTCGGCAGAAGCACTTTCGGATAAGCAGCTCCATCAGAGTTTTTCCATCGGCCAGGGATCTGTCTGGCGGTCACTGGTGCATCTATATGCGGCTGAGTATGTCTGGCTGGAAGCATTACAGGGAAACGAGTCTCCCGTTTTGCCCGGCGATGTGGCAGAGGCACTGCCGGGAAATCAGCAGGGAGCAGGTGGGATCAGGTCCCTGGAAGAACTGAAGCAGAAATGGAATGCACAGGAACAGAGGTGGATTGACTATCTGGAGCAGATTTCGACGGAAATGCTGGATGACCTGGTCAATAAACGGAGTACGAGCAGTGGAAAAGGGCGCGTGCATCAGACGCGTTGTGAAGATATATTGCTGCATGTTTGTACGCACGCGCAATATACCACAGCGCAGGTTATCAACATGCTGCGACAGATTGGCATAGAGCCTCTGCCGGCAACGATGCTGATTACCCTCGCTCGAACGCAGATGGGCACAGTAGACTGA